A genome region from Gigantopelta aegis isolate Gae_Host chromosome 3, Gae_host_genome, whole genome shotgun sequence includes the following:
- the LOC121369515 gene encoding ketosamine-3-kinase-like has product MDEELLKRELKTTTLKPFGGGGGGCISSGQGYDTDHGRVFVKVNNESQARRMFDGEAASLKAMYTAAEVKVPKPIKVFDLPVGGAAIAMEYLDLSGSLSRHAGLLGQQLARLHLKNEKVGEELKKKDSSVHRGSGDLKYIERFGFDVATCCGYYPQDNTWNDDWVKFYARKIEQQLEFVKGDREAEDLWSQILPRLDSFFKDVDVKPALLHGDLWSGNAAADKSGPVIYDPASFYGHSEYDLAIANMFGGFSSAFFQAYFQVIPKSPGYEIRQQLYKLFHYMNHWNHFGGGYRDSSISTMKGLLRNTKI; this is encoded by the exons ATGGATGAAGAACTTCTGAAGAGAGAACTGAAAACCACAACATTGAAGCCATTTGGAggaggtggtggtggctgcATCAGCAGTGGACAAGGATATGACACTGATCACGGCAGAGTGTTTGTTAAAGTCAACAACGAATCACAG gCTCGTCGTATGTTTGATGGAGAAGCTGCTAGTTTGAAGGCTATGTACACAGCTGCTGAAGTCAAAGTACCCAAACCAATCAAG GTTTTTGATCTCCCAGTGGGTGGAGCAGCCATAGCCATGGAGTACCTCGATTTGTCAGGCAGTCTCTCAAGACACGCTGGTCTTCTGGGTCAGCAGCTTGCGAG ACTCCATCTGAAGAATGAGAAGGTTGGTGAAGAGCTGAAAAAGAAAGACAGTTCGGTACACAGAGGATCTGGAGACCTGAAATACATCGAAAGATTTGGGTTTGACGTGGCAACCTGCTGTGGGTACTACCCACAGGACAATACCTGGAACGACGACTGGGTGAAGTTTTATGCTCGTAAGATTGAACAGCAGCTCGAGTTTGTCAAAGGTGATCGAGAAGCTGAGGATCTGTGGTCGCAGATTTTGCCCAGACTGGACTCGTTCTTTAAAGATGTTGATGTTAAACCAGCCTTACTTCATGGAGATCTGTGGTCGGGGAATGCTGCAGCGGACAAATCAGGTCCTG tGATATATGACCCTGCCAGTTTCTATGGACACTCTGAGTATGACTTAGCAATAGCCAACATGTTTGGAGGATTCAGTTCGGCTTTCTTCCAGGCCTACTTCCAGGTGATACCAAAGTCTCCGGGATACGAAATACGACAGCAGCTCTACAAGCTGTTTCACTACATGAACCACTG GAACCATTTTGGTGGTGGCTACAGAGACTCGTCAATATCTACAATGAAAGGACTTCTGAGAAATACAAAGATCTAG